The sequence below is a genomic window from Coffea arabica cultivar ET-39 chromosome 8e, Coffea Arabica ET-39 HiFi, whole genome shotgun sequence.
GGATAAGCCCTCCAGGAGGTGTGTGGCAAGATGACTTGTTAGTAGGACCAAATCCACAGACAATAGGAGAAGCTGTTATGGCACAAAAGCATCCAAAATATTACTGGCTTCTGATTCGGGCAAACACAATAGCATTTGTTTCATCTCTGAGCACAATTATTTTGCTCATTCGTGGGTCGAGCATCTCCAGCAAGTACTTGATGCCGCTGTTGGCCTTCGTCATGTGGCTAGCCATTGCAGCCATAGCCATAACTTATGCTATAGCACTTGTTACAGTAGCACCAAAAGGAGCAAGAGGGCGGCAATTGGGTAATACAAGTGATATTCTAGTCATCCTACTCATGGTCTGGAGCGGTTGGATGGTCACAACCCTGTATGAGATAAACGCTCTGTTCAAGAAATGGCTGAAAATTCGTCGGATGGACAGCAGAGGCTACTCGTTTTCTGATTTTGGCAGTCAGGTGCTCTCTCGGCTCAGCTTGCGGGCACCTAGGTCCAGTGGCGGAGTTACTCCATGTACCCCAGCTACCCCACTACCTTGACTTGTGGTTTTCTGTTCCTGGTGAAATTTAACGATTAATTGTGGAAATTAATGATTTAATGTTCATTCGTACAATTAGTAGTGCTAGTGCTTAAGGCATACTCTAACGTATGTGCagttaataaaaaatatatttgttaaaattatctctttaaaaaatttgtataGGCTTTATAGGTCAAATTCCATTATAATTAaaaggtttttatcactttacccccttaatgTTTGGTACTACTATCAATTTCTcatttaatgttattttttagtcactttacctcTAAGACTAACGGTTAAACATAACGGAGTTTGTTAAGTAAAGTAAAAAGACAAGTTTAGCCCTAaaagttattatcactttacctctATAAACTATAGTTTCATTATCTATTTACCCCATAAAGttattttttagataatttatttCACCATTAAACTAACttaacaagttaaaaaactttagagAAAGTACCCTTctttttgtataataaaaataataaaaaatttaaagtggctcttttcaattttaataTCAAGAAAAATAGTCAAAGTATTAATCTCTTTCTTAttgacaatcttattaatattaaaacAAATAGAAAGATCGGGAGGGGGAGGGAAAGGGGGAGAGAGAgtagagagaaagagagaactcaattcttttttaaaaaaaataagaaagaattaaatacttttattattttaaaattattttactttactGTTTACCACCAAATTTCAATCCTAATTCCAACAACCTTAAACTAACACGATAATGTTAcacttttctttattattttctttgcgaaatctaattttctgtctccttcttttctatcttttttcttttcctagtattaataagtgtgaaaaaagaaatttgacaaaatcctttatttttatatttttcgatatcttaaagtaaaaaagaagaataatcattccaacttttttttaattatatatataaaagggtcaatatttttaaaattttttgactatactagttagattaacgatgaagtaaaatgtctagaaaataatgttaggaattaaAACGATTATATAACTAtaatttaaaggaataaagtaataataacaatatagtAATGCTACAGAATAAAAGTGTATTtttatccaaaatttcttaacatgttgagttaAATTACTTATGAGGGTGAAGTgattaaaagataacgttagggagtaaactgatagtagtgatatagttgAAGGggataaagtaataataacccTAATTAAAATGTAGACAATCAAACACAAAGAAGATGATGGGACTAGAGCAGACTACGTGTGTGATAGTGCTGATGCGAGGGAGTTGTAGTTAGTGGATAACTGAACACATAACTATTTTCTGATTTAAATAACCATCTGCTGCTAATTGTGGAGaattttttggattaaattAGGACAAATTTGCCCTTATGATTAAGGATATATTAGAAATTTCAAAAAGATGATACTGTGTATTTACACCGTATAATGACATTCTTCCTTTATACATTGTATAAACATTAAAACATAAATAAATTACTACAATTATAAATAGGaatgagccaaaaaaaaatttaaaagttaagTGTGATTGTGCTTATTGTGGTCATGATGTTCAGCTTTAATATTATCTCATCTCTCTATGAGATCCGTAGCTTGGTCAAATGGTTGCGGAACTTCGGCATCTGGTTCTGGGCCTCTGGCTGGATTGGATAAGGCCCAAAATACTTGAAACTAGGCTGCTCGGCCTCACGCAGGCCCTGAAGTGGCGTGAGTGAACAGTAATCATTTGTTGGAATGTTGGCCGCAGTATAAATAACATCGGTGCTTAATAATAACATGCGCTCGTTGGGAGAAGTATCGGATATTAGCTTTAtaaaaaatgtaattaattCGAGAACGTTTTCAAATGTAAAGGTACAATAATTGTGATTATATATAGGGTAAATTACACTTTATTCCCATGTAGTTTAGTATTTTTGTACATAACCCCtttatagtttcaaaagctatGCATAACTCTCTCATgttttggattaaagtgttaaaATAACGGAATTTGCAATTTATAATGAAGTCaccaaaaatatcaaaaatatccctatgtaaagttgaacattatttattaaccacaaGGGCGTTacgtgtatattttgaaaatcataagggggttatatggtaaaacattaaattataagggggttatatgataaaacataaaatcatacGGGTTAGTGCGTCAtgtatattatgtttatatattttggttatttcaaaatttttaaacaaggGTAATTTGGACATTTTGTAAGGTTCCGTTACAAATGAacatttccgtcactttgacagtttaatccaaaccatgagtgggtatgtataacttttgaaaccataagaGGATTATGTACAACAAAACACTAAACCATAGGGGGGTCAAATAtataattttcccttttatgtgTTCACATGATAATTTTGATACAATTTAGGTTTCAAAACAATTTCCTCTGCATTATGCTTACGCTGCATTTTTTACTGTTGCTTAAAACACTACTCAGCCATCTATTTTGAACGTCATAATCTCATGAATCTTCTCCAGAATCATGGCTAGCCGACTCATTTATGATTTGCTCAAACCCCTTGCCAAATTGCAGAAAAACCGacaggagaaaaaaagaaagctaTGTTCATTTGACCCGTAGCCACATTTATACAATAACAATAAGTAGCCAGTGAAGTACCCTATTctgctgcttttttttttctttcttcttcccacAAGATAACCTGGATGAGGGTGGAAAATCGTGTGATATTATGGGCTCCAAGGATGACAAACTCTGAATAGAACATGTTGCCAATAGATAGGTCCAATTCCTTGTTTTCTAATGACATTTGCTGCTGTCTATCGTATCAGGCATGGGTTTGTACTCTTGTGCAAGACAATGAAGGCTCCAAAAATTCTTGGGATCCAATTTAGCATCTCATGTGCATTTTCCTTCACCATATTCACCGGCATATATGGTGCTTGATCAGAATTGTTGATGTGAACTGGAACAGCATATTTGGCTACAGAACAAACTGTACTGTGACCTCTATGTGACCTTTCATCGGCATCCTTCAGGTTTGATTAATGGCGACAACTGAGGGGTGTCTGGTGGCTAGCACCAACAGGGGTTACAAAGCTATTATGGCCTCTGGTGGCGCAACTAGCATGTTGTTGAGAGATGGGATGACCAAAGCTCCTGTGGCGAGGTTTGCCACTGCCAAAAGCGCTGCAGAGTTGAAGTTTTTCGTGGAGGAACCTATGAACTTTGAGACTCTCGCTGTTGTTTTCAATGAGTACTAGACATTTtcacattctttttttttttttttaaaagaaatgcttatttttatttttggatgatgaaatgggatctgctttttatttttgacttttttttattttgtattttttgtctTTCTTATGTTTGTTTTCAATGAATTGGTGGGGAAAGAAGGAAGTCGGAGGGAAAGCCATTGGACAATGAatgggcattttttttttctttcaaaagtaTCAAACTTTTGAGATTATTGCCTTTGTCAGTAGTTTCTTTGTTGCTGGGGTGTGTTAGGTGAGGTCTAACATATATTCCAAGTGGAGAAGTATGACTAATGACCATCACTACAAcataatttgttttattttgctCTTTTTGACATTTGTGAACTTTGACGTTGATGCTTTCTCCTACACATGcacatttttatcaaaattacgcaaatggaaaacttttttttttttggtggaatCACACATCTTTTCCTTTCACTTCTTAGAAATGTTCAATCTTGGCTAGGCACAAtttttgtgtttggattgcattttccgtcatttttcatgaaaaaattactgtagcgatttgatatatgtgagggaaaaaggtgataaggaaatgtgatcacggaaaatgacaatattttacaacggaaacaagcaatccaaacaaggccgtTCATTCACAATTTTGTCTCACTATTTCTATCATTTCATGCATGGCTACAAAATTCATTTGTCTTTTTGCTCGTCAGTGTCCATAGTCAGGGGCAACGACATTAGCTGTAATGATTTTCTAAAGGATAAATATTAAAACATATGATTTGCTATATTATTAAATTCTTGAggtatcctcttttgttcttttaattttttcttgtgATTATTTGGCTTTACTTGGAATTTGAATGATTAATTAGAATAGTTTCTTGAACTTAGGAGTTGTCTGACACGTTTTAAGGGCAATTTATGTTGGAGAGTTTCAAGCTCTGCATACGAAATTGTCCATAAAAtactttccgtctctcataatAGAAGAAATACACGGAGTGATCTAAACAGTACAAATTTACTAGTTCGGTGATATTTTTGactaataaaaaagtttagtgaccatAAGCGGTACATTGCAATAATTTAGTGACATTTCACGCATTTGCTCTAGAAAGAAACACGGTGCAATAAGGTGTAAGAGAGGAAGAGTGTATAAAAGCTGGAAACAAGAACATAAGCAAAGAAAGTAAAGatgtgataaaaaaaattacaaataatgAGTTGGCATACACTTATAAATGGACCCTCCTGTTGATATAGCGACCAGAGTAAAGCTACAAGTCCTTTTAAGACAGAAGTGTTCTAGCTGAGAAAATTTGACTTTTATAATTGTCTGCAGGAGTTGATGCGTGGTTAGAAGTATATTAATGTCCTGTCCCCCTTGCTCCCCAAAAAGTCTTGCCCTTCTATCACCTGTGAAGTTCTCGGCATCTGCCCGCTCTGGAGTACACGACAGCATCAGACATGTTTACCTTAAGAACTAGTGAACAAACTAATAACTGTTGCAAGGGTTCAGATTTTAGCAACAAGAcaaaaattcaaattgcaagaacgaagaaaaaaaataacataacaTGCAATTCTAACTCAAATAACTTGTAGGAATTCATATGAATGATAGATGAATACAATATTTTTGTTATAAAAATCTCTGTTTTACACTGCATATGAATTTATATACCAATAATTATTGCCACATTTTGCATTTACATGCTTTCCATGTCTTGCATTTACACCCGAGTGCTGTCGCCACTTGGGGTACGAGGAGTAACTCCGCCACTAGACCTGGGTGCCCGCAAGCTGACCCGAGAGAACACCTGACGGACAAAATCAGAAAACAAGTAGCCTCTGCTATCCATCCGATGAATTTTCAGCCATTTCTTGAACAGAGCGTTTATCTCATACAGGGTTGTGACTATCCAACCGCTCCAGACCATGAGTACGATGACTAGAATCTCACTTGTATTACCCAATTGCCGCCCTCTTGCTTCTTTTGGTGCTACTGTAATAAGTGCTATAGCATAAGTTATGGCTATGGTTGCAATGGCTAGCCACATGACAAAGGCCAACAACGGCATTAAGCACTTGCTGGGGATGCTCGACCCACGAATGAGCAAAATAATTGTGCTCAGAGATGAAACAAATGCTATCGTGTTTGCCCGAATCAGAAGCCAGTAATATTTTGGATGCTTTTGTGCCATAACAGCTTCTCCTATTGTGTGTGGATTTGGTCCTTCTAACAAGTCATCTTGCCACACACCTCCTGGAGGGCTTATCCCTGCTTGAAAAGCCATGGTTGCAATAAGTATGGCCACCACCATTATTGCTTCTCTGCTTTTCTCGAACCACTCTAGCTGCTTGAGCTTCCGGTCGTCAATAGGGGAGCGAATTTCCTTGGCTTTCAAGGCACCAGCCTCCTGAAGACagcttgaaatttctgaactttTGGTGACTCCCTGCCCAAACAAAAAGGTCTAACGCCGTTTTCCCGTTTGCGTTCTTGATGTTCACCTCTACTCCAGCGTTAAATAGCAAGTATTTGATGGTCTGCATTTACCAATTTTGGAACTGATGAATTACAGAGAATAGCTCACACCTAAACCTCATCAAACTTGTTAGAAGCTGAATGGATAAAAACTGGGATTTTGAGGTCAAGCATGTCTGCAGGGAAGGCAATGCAAGTGCAGACTGTCTAGCTAGACTGAGTCAGAGCTTGGAACCAGGGCTGAAAGTGTTCAGAGAACCCTCAGAGAATGTACTTGAGAATGTGTTAAGCAATGATTTTATAGGACTAGCTACTCCTAGTCTAATTTCTTTGTAAAGGGCCTTTGGCCCTCTGTTAAAATATTTGCACCAGATAAGACTGTATCCCAATTCAACTAAGCCAAGATGATTTGCTACTTGTTAGTGCTGGACAATTCTTGGAAaaagttttctttttatttttttaaaatttaatcccaattttgtttcaaactaaGCCAacatgatttgggacttgtaccTCATATTGCTCATAGTACACGGCCAGGTGCAATATGGTCATGCCATCTTCATTTTTGGCATTCACGAACTCCGGATCTTTTAATTTGTCAACCAGTATCTTCAATGCTTCCAGCTGATTGTATTTGATGCAGAGGTGCAAAACGGTTCCCCCGCCGTCTGTCTTCTCTAGAGCTGCGCGAAATCCGGTACGAATTAGCAGTAACAGGACCGGCAATTTTCCATACATGGCAGCAAGATGTAAAGGATTTCTTGTTAGAAAACTGTAGTAAAGAACAAAACTATACTAGACAAATACAGAGACTTTGAGGCGTGAAAGCACTTTCCTTAATATCTTGTCAAGAttttatatatcttgaaataagTTTCCCACCAAACTTTCCCTCCAAACTAATATCTTGGAACAAGTTTGTAAAGGAATAGGACAATGACTCATATATAGGCAACATGCACTTTATCCTCTTTCAATGTGGGACAATAGATTTCAACATACTCATTACAAACTATTACCAACATTTCTGCCATCTCGATCACGGGCCCAACACATATAATGAGCAGATTCAATTTGTAAGATTGCTTTTACAAAATCTACATGGCCCAGTATTGCTGCTAGGTGAAGAGGATTCTTATCCTCACACTTCAAAGCAGCTTTATGAAGAGCAAGTGGATCTTCTTGAATTAACTGATAAAAAGTGGTAACATCTCCTTCCAGTGCTGCATCACAAAGCCTTCTGTCCATTTGTAACCCTCAAATTCCCTGTTTTATGGTTTTAACTTAAGCATCGCATATTTATTTCACAACGCAGCAAAGATTTATACTACAATATGGGGTGGCTGTCCTGGTTGACTTATGGTAATCTCAAGACTTTGTAAAGCCATAGAATTTTCTTTAAGACGTATATCAAATGAGACAAGGAGACAGGTCTTTCCTAGTAAATATGCCGGACGTCTACATATCACTGAAGGCAGCTTCAGAGAAACTTAGGCAAGACTTTTACGGGAGCGAGGAGGACCTGCTGAGTATTAGAAGCTTCTTTAATACAACTTTCGAAATTTTAGGACAAATAGGAAATTTGCCTTCAACTATAGCAGATGCATGTTTAACAGGATACTTTCTACCAAAAAACTGGGCGTCTGCGATTGGTAAAGCAATTCAAACAAATgtttaagaaaaagaaacaagaggaaACTCAGATGAACAGTTTTTATAATTTAGTCCCAGAACCATATATGACCATGGTTCAAAGTTGCAGTTGCGGTTGTGGTCGCGGTCGCGGCCCACACCGTTCCACATCAGTCTCAACATATCAGTCACGGTTTCGGCGAGATGCAAATTTTGAAGCATtttatattctaaaaattgtgaataatattcaaaaatatgctaaacaaaaataataaaaaattagcaaaagaaaATCTGTAAAATGTAAATTTGCGAGTTGATTCGAGATGACTTGGGCCGACTCGATCGAGACTATCCGTATCAGAGACTTCTTGACCAAATTTTTGATAACTCAGTTGAATTCTCGGCGAGTCAAATAAATCTGAGTCATCTCGTCCCGATATCGTATCGGAGGGGTCCATTgtggtgacgactcggccgagactTTAAACCATGGAGCCCGTTTGGCACcctagttttttaccaagtttttttagctactagttttttaacaacttttgctacaggaaccccaaaaaactttccaaaattttgtacctacacatttcaaaattctatgcacaaaaaatttctcaaaatcttttcttccttcctcaCCCAACCCAGCACACcaaccaccacctccaccacctctCCCGGCGCCGGTCACCTATACTGGTGCCTGTaacctcaaaaaaaatttttgagtcCCTCACCCTCACCCCCTCTCCTCCCCTACCCTcttcccctctccctccccctccTGCTAGGTGCGATCTGGTCGCGTGATCAGATCgcaaagggggagggggagggtggCAGAGGAGGGAGAGGGaaagaggggaggggagggagggagagaaaaagcaaaaaaaaaaaataatgcacAGCTGTCGGCCTTCCTCGGACGTCGGAGTGCGAGAGGGAggggagaggagagggagaggggagGAAAGGGGGAGAGTGGGCAAAGAGGGTGGCGGGCCTAGGGGGTGGCGGGCAGAGGGGAGAGGAAAGGAATGGTGGAAAAGTTTGGGGGCGGCGGGCAGAGGGGAGGAAAGGGGTGGCGAGGGAGGGagaggagaaaagcaaaaaaaaaaaaaaaggaacagaagTGGTGCTGGCGGAGGTGCTGGAGGTGGGAGACAGAGGAGAGGTAAcggggaagggggagggggaaggaagaagaagaagaagaggagaggaaagaaaagaaaaaggaaagaaagaaaaagaaaaagaaagagaaagataaaaagaaagaaaaaaaagaaaaggaaaaaaaaaagtttttcatcttacaaaaacttctacaaaattttttcaaaaacttctacagtgcactacagtaaagttttagacaaactcccaaaaaactcaggttccaaacatgCCCATATTAGACAGCAGAAGCtacttgatttctga
It includes:
- the LOC113702683 gene encoding uncharacterized protein — its product is MDRRLCDAALEGDVTTFYQLIQEDPLALHKAALKCEDKNPLHLAAILGHVDFVKAILQIESAHYMCWARDRDGRNVGNSFFLTRNPLHLAAMYGKLPVLLLLIRTGFRAALEKTDGGGTVLHLCIKYNQLEALKILVDKLKDPEFVNAKNEDGMTILHLAVYYEQYETCLTSKSQFLSIQLLTSLMRFRCELFSTFLFGQGVTKSSEISSCLQEAGALKAKEIRSPIDDRKLKQLEWFEKSREAIMVVAILIATMAFQAGISPPGGVWQDDLLEGPNPHTIGEAVMAQKHPKYYWLLIRANTIAFVSSLSTIILLIRGSSIPSKCLMPLLAFVMWLAIATIAITYAIALITVAPKEARGRQLGNTSEILVIVLMVWSGWIVTTLYEINALFKKWLKIHRMDSRGYLFSDFVRQVFSRVSLRAPRSSGGVTPRTPSGDSTRV